From Alienimonas californiensis, a single genomic window includes:
- a CDS encoding acyl carrier protein produces the protein MPMTRDEIFAKVSDRLQDALGVDEDEVTPEATLTGDLGAESIDFLDIVFRLEKAFGIKIPRGELFPESLTAADSNFVQDGVVTEQGLAELRTKMPHADIDSFADDPKVENIPELFTVNMIVNFLDARVNG, from the coding sequence ATGCCGATGACCCGCGACGAAATCTTCGCCAAGGTCTCCGACCGCCTTCAGGACGCGCTGGGCGTCGACGAGGACGAAGTCACCCCCGAAGCGACCCTCACCGGCGACCTGGGGGCGGAGTCGATCGACTTCCTCGATATTGTGTTCCGCCTCGAGAAGGCGTTCGGGATCAAGATCCCCCGCGGGGAGCTGTTCCCGGAGAGCCTCACCGCCGCCGACAGCAACTTCGTGCAGGACGGCGTCGTCACCGAGCAGGGCCTCGCCGAGCTGCGGACCAAGATGCCCCACGCGGACATCGACTCCTTTGCCGACGATCCCAAGGTCGAGAACATCCCGGAATTGTTCACCGTCAACATGATCGTGAACTTCCTGGACGCCCGGGTGAACGGCTGA
- a CDS encoding 3-hydroxyacyl-ACP dehydratase FabZ family protein, with the protein MRFNLIDRVTAVRPGESITGVKALTRAEEYLGDHFPGFAVMPGVLMVESMVQASAWLLRITDDFSHANITLAEAKAVKFNSFITPGQTLNVTAEIHKRDGDRTTFKTSGSRDGVTCVSARLTLLCENRADRPGAPSDAAAKDASLRDWYRRAWAEVYAPNAR; encoded by the coding sequence GTGCGTTTCAACCTCATCGACCGGGTCACGGCGGTGCGGCCGGGGGAGAGCATCACGGGCGTCAAGGCGCTGACCCGGGCCGAGGAGTACCTCGGCGATCACTTCCCGGGGTTCGCCGTGATGCCCGGGGTGCTGATGGTGGAGTCCATGGTGCAGGCCTCCGCCTGGCTGCTGCGGATCACCGACGACTTCTCCCACGCCAACATCACGCTGGCGGAGGCGAAGGCGGTGAAGTTCAACTCGTTCATCACCCCGGGCCAGACGCTGAACGTCACCGCGGAGATTCACAAGCGGGACGGCGATCGCACCACGTTCAAGACCTCCGGCTCCCGCGACGGGGTGACCTGCGTCTCGGCGCGGCTGACGCTGCTGTGCGAGAACCGGGCCGACCGCCCCGGCGCCCCGTCCGACGCCGCCGCCAAAGACGCGAGCCTCCGCGACTGGTATCGTCGGGCCTGGGCGGAAGTCTACGCCCCCAACGCGCGGTAG
- a CDS encoding OmpA family protein, with product MPRRMRWGLGALLIAALVPVGCDVVPRNRLVETRQTAAALREEVLTAEAERDSLAAQYDSAVAMAEQERAARLAAAQERDALMANVEMTERHAAKLQAGLDIANRRLENLSGERGELQGKYINLLRDVGGGDSPLSSSATARFEELASRYPDFDFDPLTGISKFGPHVLFESGKAELNPGAVPLLREFAEIMSSPEAKDLNILIVGHTDDERIAGGATREKHPTNWHLSTNRANEVATTLSAAGLAESRMGVAGYSKYQPVVRNRDDSNRAMNRRVEIYVLAPEVKVAGAMFPTRL from the coding sequence TTGCCCCGCCGCATGCGCTGGGGGCTGGGAGCGTTGCTGATCGCGGCGCTGGTGCCGGTGGGGTGCGACGTGGTGCCGCGGAACCGGCTGGTCGAAACGCGTCAGACCGCGGCCGCGTTGCGGGAGGAAGTGCTCACCGCCGAGGCGGAACGCGACTCCCTCGCCGCTCAATACGATTCGGCCGTCGCGATGGCCGAGCAGGAACGCGCCGCCCGCCTGGCGGCGGCCCAGGAGCGGGACGCCCTCATGGCCAACGTGGAGATGACGGAGCGCCACGCCGCCAAGTTGCAGGCGGGGCTGGACATCGCCAACCGCCGCCTCGAGAACCTCTCCGGCGAACGCGGGGAGTTGCAGGGCAAATACATCAATCTGCTGCGGGACGTCGGCGGCGGGGACAGCCCGCTGTCCAGCTCCGCCACGGCCCGCTTCGAGGAGTTGGCTTCCCGCTATCCGGACTTCGACTTCGACCCGCTGACCGGCATCAGCAAGTTCGGTCCGCACGTGCTGTTCGAGAGCGGCAAGGCGGAGCTGAACCCCGGCGCCGTGCCCCTGCTGCGGGAGTTCGCGGAGATCATGTCCTCGCCGGAGGCCAAGGATCTGAACATCCTGATCGTCGGCCACACCGACGACGAGCGCATCGCCGGCGGCGCCACCAGGGAGAAGCACCCGACGAACTGGCACCTGTCCACGAACCGGGCGAACGAGGTCGCCACCACCCTCTCCGCCGCCGGGCTGGCCGAGAGCCGGATGGGCGTCGCCGGGTACAGCAAATATCAGCCGGTCGTCCGCAACCGCGACGACTCCAACCGGGCGATGAACCGCCGGGTGGAGATCTACGTTCTCGCGCCGGAAGTGAAGGTCGCCGGGGCGATGTTCCCGACGCGGCTGTGA
- a CDS encoding 3-hydroxyacyl-ACP dehydratase FabZ family protein → MRWIWIDRFEELVRGERASAIKCVSRGEAHLTDHFEGDPQLPASLMIEGMAQTAGILLGQTTDFKHLVVLAKVPRAVFHRIAYPGDVVRYEAVIQTLGDQGGSCEVTATLANGPESGAAVAEAEILFAHLDPDDPDYKGANQRNFVFTSNLLQVME, encoded by the coding sequence ATGCGCTGGATCTGGATTGATCGCTTCGAAGAACTCGTCCGCGGCGAACGCGCGTCGGCGATCAAGTGCGTCTCCCGCGGCGAGGCGCACCTTACGGATCACTTCGAAGGCGACCCGCAGTTGCCGGCGTCGCTGATGATCGAGGGGATGGCCCAGACCGCCGGCATCCTGCTGGGCCAAACCACGGACTTCAAACACCTGGTCGTCCTCGCCAAGGTGCCCCGGGCGGTCTTTCACCGCATCGCCTATCCCGGCGACGTGGTGCGGTACGAAGCCGTCATTCAGACCCTGGGCGACCAGGGCGGCAGCTGCGAGGTGACCGCCACCCTCGCCAACGGCCCGGAGTCCGGCGCCGCCGTCGCCGAGGCCGAAATCCTCTTCGCCCACCTGGACCCGGACGACCCGGACTACAAAGGGGCGAATCAACGCAACTTCGTCTTCACCAGCAACCTGTTGCAGGTGATGGAGTAG
- the fabG gene encoding 3-oxoacyl-[acyl-carrier-protein] reductase, with amino-acid sequence MADSSASPFPPKPFEGRTALVTGGSRGIGRACAEMLAAGGAKVGVVYAGNTAAAEETVAAIQAAGGQAEAIQCDVTNHEAAAELVKKVVEDWGQLDILVNNAGIIRDGLFATMSPENWGAVIETNLTGVYNFCHAAIMPMMRARYGRIINMSSVAAHYSNPGQANYAASKGGIEGLTRCLATEIAKRGVTVNAVAPGFVQTDMTEAVRNAAGDIITKAIPRKRLGKPEDIARAVCFLADERSDYITGQTVTVDGGLTLGGM; translated from the coding sequence ATGGCTGATTCTTCCGCTTCGCCCTTCCCCCCCAAGCCCTTCGAGGGCCGCACCGCGCTGGTGACCGGCGGCAGCCGGGGCATCGGCCGGGCCTGTGCGGAGATGCTCGCCGCCGGCGGGGCGAAGGTGGGCGTCGTCTACGCCGGCAACACCGCCGCCGCCGAGGAGACCGTCGCCGCGATTCAGGCCGCCGGCGGGCAGGCCGAGGCGATCCAGTGCGACGTGACGAATCACGAGGCCGCCGCGGAACTTGTCAAGAAGGTCGTCGAGGACTGGGGGCAGCTCGACATCCTGGTCAACAACGCCGGCATTATCCGCGACGGGCTGTTCGCCACGATGAGCCCCGAGAACTGGGGTGCGGTGATCGAGACCAACCTGACCGGCGTCTACAACTTCTGTCACGCGGCGATCATGCCGATGATGCGCGCCCGCTACGGCCGCATTATCAACATGAGCAGCGTCGCGGCCCACTACTCCAACCCCGGGCAGGCGAACTACGCCGCCAGCAAGGGCGGGATCGAGGGGCTGACCCGCTGTCTGGCCACGGAGATCGCCAAGCGGGGCGTCACGGTGAACGCCGTCGCCCCCGGCTTCGTGCAGACGGACATGACCGAGGCCGTCCGCAACGCAGCCGGCGATATCATCACCAAGGCGATCCCCCGCAAGCGGTTGGGCAAGCCGGAGGACATCGCCCGGGCCGTCTGCTTCCTCGCCGACGAACGCAGCGATTACATCACCGGCCAAACCGTCACCGTCGACGGCGGGCTGACCCTCGGCGGCATGTGA
- the epmA gene encoding EF-P lysine aminoacylase EpmA: MTDFRPTATLAALRTRAALTARLRAFFAERDYLEVETPALSADVVVDAHIAPLRTRIHPDPTQRERYEGRFLQTSPEFHLKRLVAAGYGSVWNLSRVFRDGEIGARHNPEFTMAEWYGVGDGRDSWRDQVRVTEDLMRALDGVGDDPIRLPPSPFLLLTYDDAFARFAGTPVLELTAADLLALAHDRDVALPGGIGGDRDGLLNVLIAELIEPRLGGEDTGGPCFLCDYPASQAALATVRTDPGRPPVAERFELYLEGVELCNGYQELTDPAELRSRIAGQNRLRVAHGLEPLPAESRLLAAMEHGLPRCSGVALGFDRLVMLFTGATTLGEVVAFPHGVA; the protein is encoded by the coding sequence TTGACCGACTTCCGCCCCACCGCGACGCTCGCCGCCCTCCGCACGCGAGCCGCCCTGACGGCCCGGCTGCGGGCGTTCTTTGCGGAGCGTGATTATCTCGAGGTGGAGACGCCGGCGCTCAGCGCCGACGTGGTCGTCGACGCTCATATTGCACCGCTCCGGACCCGCATTCATCCCGACCCAACGCAGCGGGAGCGGTATGAAGGGCGGTTCCTGCAAACCTCGCCGGAGTTCCATCTCAAACGGCTGGTCGCCGCCGGGTACGGCAGCGTGTGGAACCTCTCCCGGGTCTTCCGCGACGGCGAGATCGGCGCCCGCCACAACCCGGAGTTCACCATGGCCGAATGGTACGGCGTCGGCGACGGCCGGGATTCCTGGCGCGATCAGGTCCGGGTGACGGAAGACCTCATGCGAGCTCTGGACGGCGTCGGTGACGATCCCATCCGCCTTCCGCCCTCCCCCTTCCTCCTTCTCACCTACGACGACGCCTTCGCCCGCTTCGCCGGGACGCCGGTGTTGGAGCTGACCGCCGCGGATCTCCTCGCCCTCGCCCACGACCGGGACGTGGCGCTGCCGGGCGGGATTGGGGGGGACCGCGACGGGCTCTTAAACGTCCTGATCGCCGAATTGATCGAGCCGCGGCTAGGGGGCGAAGACACCGGCGGCCCCTGTTTCCTCTGCGACTATCCGGCGTCGCAGGCGGCGCTGGCGACGGTCCGCACGGACCCCGGCCGCCCGCCGGTCGCGGAGCGGTTCGAGCTGTATCTCGAGGGCGTGGAGCTGTGTAACGGCTATCAGGAACTCACGGACCCGGCCGAACTCCGCTCGCGAATTGCGGGGCAAAACCGCCTGCGGGTCGCCCACGGGCTCGAACCGCTGCCGGCGGAGAGCCGATTGCTCGCCGCGATGGAGCACGGCCTGCCCCGGTGCAGCGGCGTGGCCCTCGGCTTCGACCGCCTCGTGATGCTGTTCACCGGAGCGACGACGCTGGGGGAGGTCGTGGCGTTTCCGCACGGCGTCGCGTAG